GCTGACACTGGACCACGTGGCCGTACGCGAACTGTTGGATGAACTGCGCGTAGGTATGGCCGGCGAGCAAACCGCCATCGGTGACGCCATCGGCGTGGCGGTGAAGATGACCGCGCATTCGCAGCAACGCGAGCGCGTGTTGATTCTGCTGACCGATGGCAACGATACCGCCGGTCGGATTCCCGCAGAGACAGCTGCGGGAATCGCCAAGGCCAACCATATCGTTATCCATACCATCGGTATCGGCGATCCGAACGCCAAGGGCGAAAATCGCGTGGATCTGGATGCGCTCAAGCGCATCGCGTCGGCGACGGGTGGGCGCAGTTTTCGCGGCGAGAATCGCGAACAGCTGGCCGATATCTATGCGCTGCTCGATCGCATGACGCCCAGTAAGGTGAAGCACTCAGTTTACCGGCCCAAGGTCAAGCTGTATTACCTGCCGTTGGGTGCGGCCCTGCTGCTGATGATTTTCTATCACCTGCTGATGCTTGGCCTCTTCGCGCCGCTCGCGCGAAAGCGCGTCGCGGCGTCACTCGCATCCAGGCCATCGGAGGGCTAAACGATGGACCAGGGCTTCCATTTCATCCGCCCGCTATGGCTTTTGCTGTTGCCGCTGGGCCCACTGTTGCTGTGGTGGTGGCAGCGGCGAAATGACCCGCTCCAGCGATGGAAAGGCATGATTGCACCGCATCTGCTGGCGCATCTGGTGGTGGGTGACAGCGAGCATTGGCGCGCGCGTCCCATCCATCTGGTATGCGCTGTTCTGGTCATCGGAAGCATTGCCTGCGCCGGGCCAACGTGGGAGCTGGAATCGCCGCCGTTCGCCGAGGATCGAGCCCCGATGATGGTGGCCATGGATCTGTCGCCCGCCATGAATGCCATGGATGTGTCGCCGACACGGCTGGAGCGCGCCAAGCAGAAAGTGCGCGATCTGACGGCGCTGCGCGTGGGCGGCCGCACCGGCCTCATCGTGTACACCAATACCGCGCACATGGTGTTGCCGCCCACAGACGATGCCGCGCTGATGGAGATGTTCCTTTCGGCA
This genomic window from Dyella terrae contains:
- a CDS encoding vWA domain-containing protein → MLQLEYPWLLTLLPLPLLVWWLMPPYGERTKAVRVPFFEELAKATGQQPARGAVVLRGNWLRRLLAPLCWALVVLALAGPQRLEPPIERTEAARDLLLAIDLSGSMATPDFLDPQGQRISRLDAVKGVVDDFVRRRNTDRIGLIVFGTNAFPQAPLTLDHVAVRELLDELRVGMAGEQTAIGDAIGVAVKMTAHSQQRERVLILLTDGNDTAGRIPAETAAGIAKANHIVIHTIGIGDPNAKGENRVDLDALKRIASATGGRSFRGENREQLADIYALLDRMTPSKVKHSVYRPKVKLYYLPLGAALLLMIFYHLLMLGLFAPLARKRVAASLASRPSEG